In one Vulgatibacter incomptus genomic region, the following are encoded:
- a CDS encoding purple acid phosphatase family protein has protein sequence MAVLLAIALLGCSSDPPGARLPYVQQTSSSGTVIAWRTLDAGASEVAFGTDPAHMNRTASDPAEVRHHRVRIANLTPSTRYYYKVTSSDDRVATQHWFRTAPPPGAREPFRIWVLGDSGNGKAPQRSVRDAMLTVAAGRRPDLVVHVGDLAYPAGTEAELDRGVFDPYESVLSTTPFWPTLGNHEAQSVSGTSGPYFDAFAVPTNGEAGGEPSGTPSWYSFDWGNAHFAVLDSSNSSRRPGSPMLTWLERDLSASTADWKLAVFHHPPYSSTNDAGADPENQFEMRRYVVPILEAAGVDIVLNGHSHLYERTYLVNGATSADADPARFRMAVEDPVTHEIWKESGPNKGTLYLVAGHGGADLDWVAPGYPMIAFAEAAHGSCLVDVDGLSITVRNVRIDGVVSDTFTLKKPPPP, from the coding sequence ATGGCCGTCCTGCTCGCAATCGCCCTGCTGGGCTGCAGCTCGGATCCTCCGGGGGCCCGCCTTCCCTACGTGCAGCAGACCAGCTCCAGCGGCACGGTGATCGCATGGCGAACCCTGGACGCCGGCGCCAGCGAGGTCGCATTCGGCACCGATCCCGCCCACATGAATCGGACGGCGAGCGATCCCGCGGAGGTCCGTCATCATCGGGTCCGCATCGCAAATCTCACACCTAGCACTCGCTACTATTACAAAGTCACGAGCTCGGACGACCGGGTCGCCACCCAGCACTGGTTCCGCACCGCCCCTCCCCCCGGCGCGAGGGAGCCCTTCCGGATCTGGGTGCTGGGCGATTCCGGAAACGGGAAAGCCCCCCAGCGGAGCGTGCGCGACGCCATGTTGACGGTCGCCGCCGGCCGGCGCCCCGATCTCGTCGTCCACGTGGGTGACCTCGCATACCCGGCCGGCACGGAGGCCGAGCTCGACCGCGGCGTCTTCGACCCCTACGAGTCCGTGCTCTCGACCACGCCGTTCTGGCCCACCCTGGGGAACCACGAGGCGCAGAGCGTCAGCGGCACCTCGGGCCCGTACTTCGACGCCTTCGCGGTCCCGACCAACGGCGAGGCCGGCGGCGAGCCCTCTGGCACGCCGTCCTGGTACTCGTTCGATTGGGGGAACGCGCACTTCGCGGTCCTCGACTCCTCGAACTCCTCACGGCGGCCCGGGAGCCCGATGCTCACCTGGCTCGAGCGCGATCTCTCGGCGTCCACGGCGGACTGGAAGCTCGCGGTCTTCCACCACCCGCCCTACTCCTCGACCAACGACGCCGGCGCGGACCCCGAGAACCAGTTCGAGATGCGCCGCTACGTGGTGCCGATCCTCGAGGCGGCCGGAGTCGACATCGTGCTCAACGGGCACTCGCACCTCTACGAGCGGACCTACCTCGTGAACGGCGCCACCTCCGCCGACGCGGATCCCGCCCGCTTCCGGATGGCGGTCGAGGATCCCGTGACACACGAGATTTGGAAGGAGTCGGGGCCCAACAAGGGCACCCTCTACCTCGTCGCGGGACACGGTGGCGCCGATCTCGACTGGGTGGCGCCAGGCTATCCGATGATCGCCTTCGCCGAGGCCGCACACGGATCGTGCCTCGTCGACGTGGACGGCCTCTCGATCACCGTGAGGAACGTGCGCATCGACGGCGTGGTGAGCGATACCTTCACGCTCAAGAAGCCGCCGCCTCCCTGA